From Gordonia crocea, the proteins below share one genomic window:
- the gyrB gene encoding DNA topoisomerase (ATP-hydrolyzing) subunit B — translation MAEKKKSTNKSGEYGADSISILEGLEAVRKRPGMYIGSTGERGLHHLIWEVVDNSVDEAMAGHATRVDVTLLANGGVEVVDDGRGMPVAMHATGVPAVEVIMTQLHAGGKFDSDSYAVSGGLHGVGVSVVNALSTRVELEIQRDGYVWAQDYTRAEPGPLRKGDASSNTGTTVRFWADPDIFETTTFSAETVARRLQEMAFLNKGLTITLTDNRISDDEAIAEAELDGDGTDKAESVKSAEEKAEQAAVVRTRTYHYPDGLVDYIKHLNRTKTPIHSSVIGFSAKGEGHEVEIAMQWNTGYAESVHTFANTINTHEGGTHEEGFRAALTSTVNKYAADKKLIKEKDGKLTGDDIREGLAAVISVKVADPQFEGQTKTKLGNTEVKSFVQKACNEHLGHWFEANPAEAKTIIRKAVDSAQARIAARKARELVRRKTATDIGGLPGKLADCRSNDPTKCEVYIVEGDSAGGSAKSGRDSMYQAILPIRGKIINVEKARIDRVLKNAEVQSIITAFGTGIHDEFDIAKLRYHKIVLMADADVDGQHIATLLLTLLFRFMRPLIENGHVYLAQPPLYKLKWQKGAEPEYAYTDRDRDRLLEDGRAAGKKINTDDGIQRYKGLGEMNASELWETTMDPSIRVLKQVTLDDAAAADELFSILMGEDVAARRGFIARNAKDVRFLDV, via the coding sequence GTGGCTGAGAAGAAGAAGTCGACGAATAAGAGCGGCGAGTACGGCGCAGATTCGATCAGCATCCTTGAAGGCCTGGAGGCCGTCCGCAAGCGGCCGGGTATGTACATCGGTTCGACCGGCGAGCGCGGGTTGCACCACCTCATCTGGGAGGTCGTGGACAACTCGGTCGACGAGGCGATGGCCGGACACGCGACCCGCGTCGACGTCACCCTGTTGGCGAACGGCGGCGTCGAGGTCGTCGACGACGGGCGCGGTATGCCGGTGGCCATGCACGCAACCGGAGTGCCGGCCGTCGAGGTCATCATGACCCAGCTGCACGCGGGCGGAAAGTTCGACTCGGACTCCTACGCGGTGTCCGGTGGTTTGCACGGTGTCGGTGTGTCCGTGGTCAACGCCCTGTCGACGCGCGTCGAGTTGGAGATCCAGCGTGACGGCTACGTGTGGGCGCAGGACTACACCCGCGCCGAGCCGGGACCGCTGCGCAAGGGCGACGCGTCATCGAACACCGGGACCACGGTGCGGTTCTGGGCTGACCCGGACATCTTCGAGACCACCACGTTCAGTGCGGAAACCGTGGCCCGGCGCCTGCAGGAGATGGCCTTCCTCAACAAGGGCCTCACCATCACGCTGACCGACAACCGGATCTCCGACGACGAGGCGATCGCCGAGGCCGAGCTCGACGGAGACGGCACCGATAAGGCCGAGTCGGTGAAATCGGCCGAGGAGAAGGCCGAGCAGGCGGCGGTCGTCCGCACCCGGACCTACCACTACCCGGACGGGTTGGTCGACTACATCAAGCACCTCAACCGGACGAAGACCCCGATCCATTCGTCGGTGATCGGCTTCTCCGCCAAGGGCGAGGGCCACGAGGTCGAGATCGCGATGCAGTGGAACACCGGCTACGCCGAGTCGGTCCACACCTTTGCCAACACCATCAACACGCATGAGGGCGGTACCCACGAAGAGGGTTTCCGCGCGGCGCTGACGTCGACGGTGAACAAGTACGCCGCAGACAAGAAGCTGATCAAGGAGAAGGACGGGAAGCTGACCGGTGACGATATCCGCGAGGGTCTCGCCGCCGTCATCTCGGTCAAGGTCGCCGACCCGCAGTTCGAGGGTCAGACCAAGACGAAGCTGGGCAACACCGAGGTCAAGAGCTTCGTCCAGAAGGCGTGTAACGAGCACCTCGGCCACTGGTTCGAGGCCAACCCCGCCGAGGCGAAGACCATTATCCGCAAGGCCGTCGACTCGGCCCAGGCCCGCATCGCCGCCCGCAAGGCCCGCGAACTGGTCCGCCGTAAGACGGCAACCGACATCGGCGGTCTCCCCGGCAAGCTCGCCGACTGCCGCAGCAACGACCCGACCAAGTGCGAGGTCTACATCGTCGAGGGCGACTCGGCCGGTGGTTCGGCCAAGTCCGGGCGCGACTCGATGTACCAGGCGATCCTGCCGATCCGCGGCAAGATCATCAATGTCGAGAAGGCGCGTATCGACCGCGTCCTCAAGAACGCTGAGGTCCAGTCGATCATCACCGCCTTCGGCACCGGTATTCACGACGAGTTCGACATCGCCAAGCTCCGGTACCACAAGATCGTGCTGATGGCCGATGCCGACGTCGACGGCCAGCACATCGCGACCCTGCTGTTGACGCTGCTGTTCCGATTCATGCGGCCGTTGATCGAGAACGGGCACGTCTACCTGGCGCAGCCGCCGCTCTACAAGTTGAAGTGGCAGAAGGGCGCCGAACCGGAGTACGCCTACACCGACCGCGACCGCGACCGGTTGCTCGAAGACGGCCGCGCGGCGGGCAAGAAGATCAACACCGATGACGGCATCCAGCGATACAAGGGTCTGGGCGAGATGAATGCCAGCGAGCTGTGGGAGACCACGATGGATCCGTCCATCCGGGTCCTGAAGCAGGTCACCCTCGATGACGCCGCCGCCGCGGACGAGCTGTTCTCCATCCTCATGGGTGAGGATGTTGCGGCCCGCCGTGGATTCATCGCGCGTAACGCGAAGGACGTCCGGTTCCTCGATGTCTGA
- the gyrA gene encoding DNA gyrase subunit A, translated as MTDTTLPPTDDDGHDRILPVDIQQEMQNSYIDYAMSVIVGRALPEVRDGLKPVHRRLLYATNDAGYRPDRPYVKSAKPVAETMGNYHPHGDSAIYDALVRLAQPWSMRYPLIDGQGNFGSRGNDGPAAMRYTEARLTPLAMEMLRDIDEDTVDFVPNYDGKTEEPTVLPARIPNLLINGSGGIAVGMATNIPPHNLNEVANAVFWALENPKADDETMLAACMDAVKGPDFPTAGLIVGGQGIRDAYTTGRGSIRMRGVVDIEEHKGTTTLVITELPYQVNPDNLIQSIAEQVNEGKLKGISRIEDQSSDRVGMRIVVTLRRDGVAKVVLNNLYKHSQLQTSFGANMLSIVDGVPRTLRLDQMIRLYVAHQIDVIVRRTRYRLRKAEERAHILRGLVKALDALDEVIALIRASANTEQARNGLMELLDIDEIQADAILAMQLRRLSALERQKIIDELAEIERVIADLKDILEKPERQRAIVRDELTEIVNKYGDERRTQIVAAEGDVADEDLIAREDVVVTITETGYAKRTKADLYRSQKRGGKGVQGAGLKQDDIVAHFFVSSTHDWILFFTTKGRVYRAKAYELPEAARTARGQHVANLLAFQPEERIAQVIQIKSYQDAPYLVLATRNGLVKKSRLEDFDSNRSGGIAAINLRGEDELVAARLCSADDDLLLVSAQGQSIRFSATDDALRPMGRQTSGVQGMRFNEGDELLSMVVVDEEDYLLVATNGGYAKRTPMEEYPVQGRGGKGVLTIQYDKRRGTLIGAIRVNLDSEVYAITSSGGVIRTRAKEVRKAGRQTKGVRLMNLDEGTTLLAIARNADEPDEDSTD; from the coding sequence ATGACTGACACCACGCTGCCGCCCACCGACGACGACGGCCACGACCGCATCCTTCCTGTCGACATCCAGCAGGAGATGCAGAACAGCTACATCGACTATGCGATGAGCGTGATCGTCGGGCGCGCGCTGCCCGAGGTCCGCGATGGTCTCAAGCCGGTGCACCGGCGTCTGCTGTACGCGACGAACGACGCCGGCTACCGCCCCGACCGCCCCTACGTGAAGTCGGCCAAGCCGGTCGCCGAGACGATGGGTAACTATCACCCGCACGGTGACAGCGCAATCTACGACGCACTCGTCCGCCTCGCCCAGCCGTGGTCCATGCGGTACCCGCTGATCGACGGCCAGGGCAACTTCGGCTCGCGCGGAAACGACGGTCCGGCGGCCATGCGTTACACCGAAGCGCGTCTGACCCCGTTGGCGATGGAGATGCTTCGCGACATCGACGAGGACACCGTCGACTTCGTCCCCAACTACGACGGCAAGACCGAGGAGCCGACGGTTCTGCCGGCGCGCATTCCGAACCTGCTGATCAACGGGTCCGGCGGTATCGCCGTCGGCATGGCGACCAATATCCCGCCGCACAACCTGAACGAGGTTGCCAATGCCGTCTTCTGGGCGTTGGAGAACCCCAAGGCCGATGACGAGACGATGCTGGCTGCGTGCATGGACGCGGTTAAAGGACCGGACTTCCCGACGGCCGGGCTCATCGTCGGCGGCCAAGGCATCCGTGACGCATACACCACCGGGCGCGGGTCGATCCGGATGCGCGGTGTCGTCGACATCGAGGAGCACAAGGGCACCACGACCCTGGTGATCACCGAGCTTCCGTACCAGGTCAACCCGGACAACCTGATCCAGTCGATTGCCGAGCAGGTCAACGAGGGCAAGCTCAAGGGCATCAGCCGGATCGAGGATCAGTCGTCGGACCGCGTCGGCATGCGCATCGTCGTGACGCTGCGCCGCGACGGCGTCGCGAAGGTCGTGCTCAACAACCTGTACAAGCACAGCCAGCTGCAGACGAGTTTCGGCGCCAACATGCTGTCGATCGTCGACGGGGTGCCGCGCACCCTGCGGCTCGACCAGATGATCCGCCTATATGTCGCCCATCAGATCGACGTGATCGTGCGCCGCACCCGGTACCGGTTGCGCAAGGCCGAGGAGCGCGCACACATCTTGCGCGGTTTGGTGAAGGCCCTCGACGCGCTCGACGAGGTCATCGCGCTGATCCGTGCATCAGCCAACACCGAACAGGCCCGCAACGGGTTGATGGAACTTCTCGACATCGATGAGATCCAGGCCGACGCCATCCTCGCGATGCAGCTGCGCCGCCTGTCTGCCCTCGAGCGGCAGAAGATCATCGACGAATTGGCCGAGATCGAGCGCGTCATCGCCGACCTCAAGGACATTCTCGAGAAGCCGGAACGGCAGCGTGCGATCGTGCGCGACGAACTCACCGAGATCGTCAACAAATACGGCGACGAGCGTCGGACGCAGATCGTGGCGGCCGAGGGAGATGTCGCCGACGAGGATCTCATCGCCCGGGAAGACGTCGTCGTCACCATCACCGAGACCGGGTACGCCAAGCGGACCAAGGCCGATCTCTACCGCAGCCAAAAGCGTGGCGGCAAGGGGGTCCAGGGTGCCGGGCTCAAGCAGGATGACATCGTCGCCCACTTCTTCGTCAGCTCGACCCACGACTGGATCCTCTTCTTCACGACGAAGGGCCGCGTCTACCGGGCCAAGGCTTACGAACTGCCGGAGGCAGCCCGTACTGCCCGCGGTCAGCACGTGGCGAACCTTCTCGCCTTCCAGCCGGAGGAGCGGATCGCCCAGGTCATCCAAATCAAGTCGTACCAAGACGCGCCGTACCTGGTGCTCGCCACGCGCAACGGCCTGGTGAAGAAGTCGCGGCTCGAGGACTTCGACTCCAACCGCTCTGGCGGAATCGCCGCGATCAACCTGCGTGGCGAGGACGAATTGGTTGCCGCGCGGCTGTGCAGCGCCGACGATGACCTCCTGTTGGTCTCCGCACAGGGTCAGTCGATCCGGTTCTCCGCGACCGACGATGCGCTGCGCCCGATGGGTCGCCAAACCTCTGGCGTGCAGGGCATGCGCTTCAACGAGGGCGACGAGTTGCTGTCGATGGTGGTCGTCGACGAGGAGGATTACCTGCTGGTCGCGACCAACGGTGGCTACGCCAAGCGGACGCCGATGGAGGAGTACCCGGTTCAGGGTCGAGGCGGCAAGGGCGTGTTGACCATTCAGTACGACAAGCGCCGTGGCACTCTGATTGGAGCGATCCGAGTCAATCTCGACAGCGAGGTTTACGCGATCACGTCGTCGGGCGGGGTCATCCGGACACGGGCCAAGGAGGTCCGCAAGGCCGGCCGCCAGACCAAGGGTGTTCGTCTGATGAACCTTGATGAAGGCACTACGCTGTTGGCGATCGCCCGAAATGCTGATGAGCCCGACGAGGACTCGACGGACTAG
- a CDS encoding DUF3566 domain-containing protein codes for MTTSGPDPKDDGEKSKAETTEQATASEAAQKAADLAKTAEQGSATDDAGGNGAGSGTSAAAGDSGPADKPGVKPPWQRADELAPETSGAVPPPPGPSSKKKKPIITGTAAPKIDEPKIDEPGASSTDSPEAQDGFVESPTRSIGRSQLKAKDLPNLDEIHAAPVGAAGRGVPQGQRSAPTHVGSAGGSRALRATVQIRRIDPWSTLKISAILSVIGFFIWMIAVAILYLILDGMGIWSQVNSSVGTLTTDGGGASDAIGAGTVFGWAFLLGIVDAILLTALATVGAFVYNLCADFIGGVEVTLADLD; via the coding sequence GTGACGACCTCAGGACCCGATCCGAAGGACGACGGCGAGAAGTCGAAGGCCGAGACGACCGAGCAGGCAACTGCTTCGGAGGCCGCGCAGAAGGCTGCTGATTTGGCCAAGACGGCCGAGCAGGGTTCTGCGACCGACGATGCAGGTGGGAACGGTGCTGGGTCCGGGACTTCGGCCGCGGCCGGCGACTCCGGTCCAGCCGATAAGCCCGGGGTGAAGCCGCCGTGGCAGCGTGCCGACGAGTTGGCTCCCGAGACCAGTGGTGCGGTGCCACCGCCGCCCGGCCCTTCGTCGAAGAAGAAGAAGCCGATCATCACCGGTACCGCCGCACCCAAGATCGACGAGCCCAAGATCGACGAGCCCGGGGCGTCGTCGACTGACTCGCCCGAGGCCCAGGATGGGTTCGTCGAATCACCGACCCGCAGTATCGGGCGGTCCCAGCTCAAGGCGAAGGATCTGCCGAATTTGGACGAGATCCACGCTGCGCCGGTGGGTGCTGCGGGTCGCGGAGTACCGCAGGGTCAGCGTTCCGCACCCACCCACGTCGGCTCGGCCGGCGGCTCGCGCGCGTTGCGGGCCACCGTGCAGATCCGTCGGATCGATCCGTGGTCGACACTGAAGATTTCCGCGATTCTGTCTGTGATCGGCTTCTTCATCTGGATGATCGCGGTGGCCATCCTCTACCTCATCCTTGACGGGATGGGGATCTGGTCGCAGGTCAACTCGTCGGTCGGAACATTGACCACCGATGGAGGTGGCGCAAGCGACGCGATCGGCGCAGGAACGGTCTTCGGCTGGGCATTCCTGCTCGGAATCGTCGACGCGATCCTCCTTACGGCGCTCGCGACAGTCGGGGCATTCGTCTACAACCTTTGCGCCGACTTCATCGGAGGCGTCGAAGTCACGCTCGCCGATCTGGACTAA
- a CDS encoding HNH endonuclease signature motif containing protein, which yields MNHDELAAFVTELADDLAPTAVESGTGVGALMASAEAIADDKALLGVMVTAVRMGNIASYLLAAATARAEAVGIPVRHRLKNGRDLLRELPLAPATVNRVARLAQHLDDLPNLVREVRDGDLTVDHADAVIRGLDHIATRMGADGFTEVRDKTASTLLAHARIDQPAQVMEMARELGHELAPLDPPSTPPADNPSLNQASITRTDEGRVTLEADLDQLSGEKLHTALDALAKPIPAPDGSPDPRPRAQRTADALVSVITAYLASRNRPTVGGVVPHITMTVPLPVLVGSGGEGDSRVARLGFTGSVSAETAREIACGSTEVTALITADSVPLDAKRTQRFVTGTLRKALEARDGGCQFPGCGRPPAWCPGAGSASERAQSKQGHHIQHWADGGETNLKNTVLLCSMHHHTYVHGKGWNIQIGIDGHPWFQPPEGGEPIRCHNRRTLTLANHAAA from the coding sequence ATGAACCACGACGAACTCGCCGCATTCGTCACCGAACTGGCCGACGATTTGGCACCGACGGCGGTCGAATCCGGTACCGGTGTGGGTGCCTTGATGGCCTCGGCCGAAGCCATCGCCGACGACAAGGCTCTGTTGGGGGTGATGGTCACCGCGGTGCGGATGGGCAACATCGCCTCGTATCTGTTGGCCGCGGCGACCGCTCGCGCCGAGGCCGTCGGTATCCCGGTTCGGCACCGGTTGAAGAACGGGCGGGACTTGTTGCGGGAGTTGCCGTTGGCGCCGGCCACCGTCAACCGGGTGGCCCGGTTGGCGCAGCACTTGGATGATCTGCCGAACCTGGTGCGCGAGGTCCGCGACGGCGACCTCACCGTTGACCATGCCGATGCGGTGATCCGCGGTCTCGACCACATCGCCACCCGCATGGGGGCTGATGGATTCACCGAGGTGCGCGACAAGACCGCATCAACCTTGTTGGCGCATGCCCGGATCGATCAACCCGCCCAAGTCATGGAAATGGCGCGCGAACTCGGCCACGAGTTGGCACCCCTGGATCCGCCATCCACCCCGCCGGCGGACAACCCGTCGTTGAACCAAGCATCGATCACCCGGACCGACGAGGGGCGTGTGACCCTGGAAGCTGATCTGGATCAGCTGTCCGGGGAGAAACTCCACACCGCGCTGGATGCGCTCGCGAAGCCGATCCCAGCGCCTGATGGCTCCCCGGATCCGCGTCCCAGGGCCCAACGCACCGCCGATGCCCTGGTCAGCGTGATCACCGCATACCTGGCATCACGGAATCGTCCGACCGTCGGCGGGGTCGTCCCGCACATCACCATGACCGTGCCCTTGCCTGTCCTGGTCGGTAGCGGTGGTGAAGGAGATTCGCGGGTCGCGCGGTTGGGATTCACCGGCTCGGTCTCAGCCGAGACCGCACGTGAGATCGCCTGCGGCAGCACCGAAGTCACCGCGTTGATCACCGCGGACTCGGTGCCGTTGGACGCCAAACGTACCCAACGCTTCGTCACCGGCACCCTGCGCAAAGCACTCGAAGCCCGCGACGGTGGCTGCCAATTCCCCGGCTGTGGCAGACCACCAGCCTGGTGCCCGGGCGCCGGGAGCGCCAGCGAGCGGGCCCAATCCAAGCAAGGTCACCATATTCAGCACTGGGCCGACGGCGGCGAGACGAACCTCAAGAACACGGTGCTGCTGTGCAGCATGCATCACCACACCTATGTCCACGGCAAAGGCTGGAACATCCAGATCGGGATCGACGGCCACCCCTGGTTCCAACCACCCGAAGGAGGTGAACCGATCCGCTGCCACAACCGACGCACCCTCACCCTCGCCAACCACGCCGCGGCTTAA
- a CDS encoding dihydrofolate reductase family protein, translated as MSELIYLVAVSLDGFIAGPDHQFSEFATEGDHMDDLFERYPDALPTQLAAHLGLDQAAGRFSAVVMGAQTYAMGLPETTSPYPHLDQFVFSHRDHAPAENVTFTDEEPSDVVRRLKSKDVGDVWLCGGSNLAGQLADEIDRVIVKRHPVVFGAGRPLFAGEYRPIRFERLATRSFTSSVEVTEFVPVGPRR; from the coding sequence ATGTCTGAGCTCATCTACCTTGTGGCCGTTTCACTCGACGGATTCATCGCCGGCCCCGATCATCAATTCTCCGAGTTCGCGACCGAGGGAGACCACATGGACGATCTCTTCGAGCGCTACCCGGATGCACTACCCACCCAGCTCGCCGCGCACCTGGGCCTCGACCAAGCCGCGGGTCGCTTCAGTGCGGTCGTCATGGGTGCGCAGACCTACGCCATGGGGCTGCCCGAAACGACCAGCCCCTATCCGCATCTGGACCAATTTGTGTTCAGCCACCGCGACCATGCCCCCGCTGAGAACGTGACATTCACCGACGAGGAACCGAGCGACGTGGTTCGCCGACTCAAGTCAAAGGACGTTGGCGACGTATGGCTCTGTGGTGGATCAAACCTCGCCGGACAACTGGCGGACGAGATCGACCGGGTGATCGTGAAACGCCACCCCGTGGTGTTCGGGGCCGGCAGGCCACTGTTCGCGGGCGAGTACCGCCCAATCCGATTCGAGCGGCTCGCCACGCGGTCGTTCACCAGTTCGGTGGAGGTGACCGAGTTCGTCCCCGTCGGGCCGCGGCGCTGA